A genomic window from Sceloporus undulatus isolate JIND9_A2432 ecotype Alabama chromosome 9, SceUnd_v1.1, whole genome shotgun sequence includes:
- the LOC121915476 gene encoding inverted formin-2-like has translation MALDWVLPLFILLDASASANDLLLSRPGKGRPLGRLTGTVPPKGGGEGLEPGPGCSSAPERRLLSLQRSPSRPLPPAQSLLLPPPMAGRPGFPLTPPLERLPSMAHSAPLPPPPPAGLLRGGPSRRQPIPAYGARGPLPR, from the exons ATGGCTCTGGATTGGG taCTACCTTTATTTATCCTCCTCGACGCCTCAGCCTCGGCCAACGACCTCCTCCTTTCCCGCCCAGGCAAGGGGCGGCCTCTCGGGCGGCTGACAGGGACGGTCcctcccaaaggaggaggagaaggactggagcctggccctggctgctcTTCTGCCCCAGAGAGGCGCCTTCTTTCCCTTCAGAGGAGCCCCTCTCGGCCGTTGCCTCCAGCGCagagcctcctccttcctcctccaatgGCTGGGCGGCCTGGGTTCCCGCTCACTCCCCCGCTGGAGAGGCTCCCCTCCATGGCCCACTCGGCCcctctgccaccgccgcctcctGCGGGGCTCTTGCGAGGAGGACCCAGCCGCCGCCAGCCCATTCCGGCCTATGGCGCACGGGGCCCTCTTCCAA